In Geotalea uraniireducens, the genomic window GTATTTCCAGGTCGCCTCGATGGAGCGGGCGTTGCGGTTGAAATAGATCAGCGGCGCCATGGTGACGGTGGTGGTTTCCACCGCAACCCAGAGCATCCCCAGGTGCTGGCAGATCGTCACCAGGGTCATTGCCGAGAGGAGAGCCAGAAGTCCCATGCAGAGGACCCGGTTCGGTCGTTCGCGGCGGTAGCCGAGGTAGCCGACGGCGTAGACGGCGCAGACGGAGAAGAGCAGGGCAATGCTCACCAGGACGATTTTCCCGAGCGGGTCGAGGTAGAACCAGCCGCCGGGAGAAGGAGGCGGGGTCTCGATCAGCACGCAGGCGGTCAGTACCAGGTGCGGCAGGGCAGTGGCTGGCAGGACCAGCGGGCGGAACCTGCTGCTGGGGACGACCCAGGCGACCAGGGCGCCGAACAGCGGCAGCAGGACGAGTGCGTAGAGCATCCGGTCACTCCTCCTTCAGGGCGCTCAGCCGCGAAGTGTCGATGGACGAGAACTCGCGGCTGATGTGGTTGATGACGATCCCCATGACGAAGATGCCGACCAGGAGGTCGAGCAGCGCGCCGGCCTCGACCATGACCGGCATCGCTTCGGTGAGCAGCAGGCCGAAGATGAAGATGCCGTTTTCCAGGATCAGGTAGCCGATTACCTGGGAGATCGCTTTCTTGCGGGTGGTGAGGACCAGGAAGCCGGTCATCAGGGTGGCGATGGCGGCGGGGACGATCAGCAGCCCCTTGTGTTCCGGCGCCAGGGGGAGCCGGGCGGCGAAGACGAAGGCGAGGGCGGTGAAGATCGCCCCGAGGATCAGGGTCGGCACGTAGCCGATGAACGGCTCGACCTCGCGCTTGATCTGGACCTTCTGCACCGCATTGGTGATCAGGCCGGGGATGACGATCCCCTTGGCCAGGATGATCCCGACGATGATCGCCACCAGGTGCCAGGAGAACGGGTGGATGATCCCGGGGAGAATGCCGAGGATCACCCCCTGGACGGCGACGGCCCGGATCGAGAAGGCGAGTCGGCTCGAGCCGAGGATGACGAAGTTGATGAGCAAGACCAGCACCAAAAGTTGATCGGCAAAGGAACCCACGCGTATTACCTCAGTACCAGCAGCATGGAAAAGGCGGAGAGGATGGTCGCCGCCACCAGCAGTTGGGGGATGCGGACCAGCCGCAGCCGGGCCATCACCGATTCGATCACCCCGATAGCGACCGCCAGGGCCAGGATGGCGGCCAGGAAGACGCCCCAATCGCCGAGGGACGAGCCGGTCTTGACCGGCAGTGCCACATCGACGAAGAACGCCCCGAGGACGAAGAGCTTGAGCGCCGCGCCGTAGAGGATGGTGCCGAAGGCCGGGCCGCTGTGGTCAAGCACCATCACCTCGTGGATCATGGTCAGCTCCAGGTGGGTGTTCGGGTCGTCGAAGGGAATCCGGCAGTTTTCGGCGAGCAGGACGACGAACAGCGCTCCGAGCATGAGGAGCATCGACGAGCCGCTGCTCAGCCAGGTGGCCACCGAGGCATGGGTCAGCATCGGCGAAAGCGACAGGGTGCCGCTCATCCGGGCGAGGGTGATCAGGACGAAGAACAGCGTCGGTTCCGCCAGGCAGGAAAAGGTCACCTCGCGGGCCGCCCCCATCCCTTCGAAGCTGGAGCCGGTGTCGAGTGCGGCGACGGTGGTGAAGAAGCGGGCGAGCCCGAACAGGTAGGCGAACAGTACCATGTCGCCGTTGAAGGAGACCGCCGCCGGGTGGTTGCCGAGGGGGACCAGGAGCGCGGCAAGGGCGGTGGCGGCAAGGGTGACGAGCGGCCCGGCGCGGAACACCCAGGTGGTGGTATCGCTGAAGACCATCCCCTTGCGGAGCAGGCGGATAATGTCGTAGTACGGCTGGAGAAACGGGGCGCCGACCCGGCCGGCAAAGGCCGCCTTGGTCTTGCCGATCACCCCGAGCAGCAGCGGGGGGAGCAGGACGAGCAACAACAGGTGAATTATCGTATCGGTCATGGCGTAGCTAC contains:
- a CDS encoding hydrogenase: MGSFADQLLVLVLLINFVILGSSRLAFSIRAVAVQGVILGILPGIIHPFSWHLVAIIVGIILAKGIVIPGLITNAVQKVQIKREVEPFIGYVPTLILGAIFTALAFVFAARLPLAPEHKGLLIVPAAIATLMTGFLVLTTRKKAISQVIGYLILENGIFIFGLLLTEAMPVMVEAGALLDLLVGIFVMGIVINHISREFSSIDTSRLSALKEE
- a CDS encoding respiratory chain complex I subunit 1 family protein; the protein is MTDTIIHLLLLVLLPPLLLGVIGKTKAAFAGRVGAPFLQPYYDIIRLLRKGMVFSDTTTWVFRAGPLVTLAATALAALLVPLGNHPAAVSFNGDMVLFAYLFGLARFFTTVAALDTGSSFEGMGAAREVTFSCLAEPTLFFVLITLARMSGTLSLSPMLTHASVATWLSSGSSMLLMLGALFVVLLAENCRIPFDDPNTHLELTMIHEVMVLDHSGPAFGTILYGAALKLFVLGAFFVDVALPVKTGSSLGDWGVFLAAILALAVAIGVIESVMARLRLVRIPQLLVAATILSAFSMLLVLR